The following are encoded together in the Ovis canadensis isolate MfBH-ARS-UI-01 breed Bighorn chromosome 2, ARS-UI_OviCan_v2, whole genome shotgun sequence genome:
- the LOC138432317 gene encoding spermatogenesis-associated protein 31E1-like: MENSLFSLKSTFDIWLNSCSTYWVTDIILAFLFGLGLFFLFLPYLENNPSFPPPRKHGNIKPQTEPRRRRRSRKKNAAVKACRDCRKELEEVRDLTSLLQTHLGRFPEKGNFHQLSQDAPGKVCKAAPAGAHQPYREETAPTVSPAPLTEQPLPQASTLSSDSVPSSFSVHSDSSLSASQIPESSLPLDSLSPQPLAVSPTPPCFPDAVVCPAPSTASSVPQPPATMLNLSQGESMALPLGTISHRSSLPSPWRPAISGLLHSSCPLSALTWWQGAEKTWSSSTLTHFESQKEHLSSHPEEASFWGDLTNRQVEAGSLSFVNPDVQKLLEILITKRVELKIWKKKGKEVEAGFWIIKGKPEQLLGPKKQLESRKIIPSLDKRYQHAFSQVTHNHSQESRPSQAHISVATPFGDLIRPEVWEKLDHHLSKRFMQQQSDLPCRIQASQKVMQPQGKFPKLCQVQAKEGPSIPSAVLSKSSQDTQKMRSRSSARIPPGKDLCQDIEQSVGKIVKDLYMISANTTVKVPRVKPESQRELSPDRKHPEDLGVLMGINTKIQESPNPVGVHCLRLAANRIVDLSGESNAYQETENLDSSQDGEASMNTFHESLVLSPYVRQELEAYILKFQVKHMWGLVLKVLKVILRLKLRKAHCIPLPGSALKATRESGDHSKAQSPEIFGKLPQPQAGKRMITAETTSPMETAFPTPSWASEETRGPLPGGILKPSEVPLTRQGDKPPSQTPMYNFVGRIWHNECIMGAEKGNLEPWSCPSPATVRNVPQEEAGGWAFPDSYSSVTVVELDERSQSPMEQEAIEGDSGWKSTFEPCLLIKSQSNNMDLRSQSPKFSKCFSLNTKSVASSLEDLHFDAQFRKLECQGFTDRQKQAQGQATGLLLQDCETGAAGTLLKHCRPDKFIAANNLASQESLSCSQTLSSGGTTNSQMLYDVSSTGGSSQGQQEVLRRQPRRTCQSKKFVPTDGRGNYRGSKLGQRKKRLAERRAYQARRMNHSGQKKESAESLSKSHQSTLKKGQVPLESHFRIWIKQLLQWVFPNKSKRPEEHLQQGKPVAATTGYSSHCSSHQTQEPLQSRLIMEGRTAEAQVLMTAVGKILKEKMVVHYRPHASELNWCQGELWAPFGPHYCYHRFSSYKEKRRVVGDTSCYHQVTPLGHSCSKNTVVAAMI, translated from the exons CCGGAAAGAATTGGAAGAGGTCCGGGACCTGACTTCACTTCTGCAAAC ACACCTGGGGAGGTTCCCTGAAAAGGGCAACTTTCATCAACTCTCTCAAGATGCCCCTGGGAAGGTGTGCAAAGCAGCACCTGCTGGAGCCCACCAGCCATACAGGGAAGAGACTGCTCCCACCGTGTCCCCGGCTCCTCTGACTGAGCAGCCTCTACCTCAAGCCTCCACCCTTTCTTCAGATTCAGTTCCCTCCTCATTTTCTGTTCACTCAGATTCCTCCTTGAGTGCCTCTCAAATACCAGAGTCTTCCCTTCCCCTGGACAGCCTTTCACCCCAGCCACTGGCTGTTTCTCCTACACCGCCATGCTTTCCTGATGCAGTGGTCTGCCCTGCACCTtcaacagcctcctctgtcccacaGCCACCAGCCACCATGCTGAATCTCAGTCAGGGTGAATCTATGGCACTCCCATTGGGCACCATCTCACACAGGTCATCTCTACCCTCCCCTTGGAGACCAGCCATCTCAGGCCTACTCCATTCAAGCTGCCCCCTTTCAGCACTGACTTGGTGGCAGGGAGCTGAAAAAACCTGGAGCTCCTCCACTCTGACACACTTTGAGTCCCAGAAAGAACACCTTTCCAGTCACCCAGAAGAGGCCTCATTTTGGGGAGACCTCACAAACAGACAGGTAGAGGCTGGTAGCCTCTCTTTTGTGAACCCGGATGTCCAGAAGCTGCTGGAGATACTAATCACCAAGAGAGTAGAATTAAAGAtttggaagaagaaaggaaaggaggtggAGGCAGGCTTTTGGATCATAAAAGGCAAACCAGAACAACTGCTTGGTCCCAAGAAG CAATTAGAAAGTAGGAAAATTATACCCTCTTTGGATAAAAGGTATCAGCATGCCTTTAGTCAAGTCACCCACAACCACTCCCAGGAGAGCAGGCCTTCCCAGGCCCACATCTCTGTCGCCACCCCTTTTGGGGATTTGATCAGGCCTGAGGTTTGGGAGAAACTGGATCACCACCTTTCTAAAAGGTTCATGCAGCAACAGAGTGACCTGCCCTGCAGAATCCAAGCTTCTCAGAAAGTTATGCAGCCTCAGGGCAAATTCCCAAAGCTTTGTCAGGTACAGGCTAAGGAGGGGCCCTCAATACCCTCTGCAGTTCTCAGCAAAAGCAGCCAGGACACACAGAAGATGAGGTCCAGATCCTCAGCAAGGATCCCACCAGGGAAGGACCTTTGCCAGGATATAGAACAAAGTGTGGGGAAGATCGTAAAAGACCTGTACATGATCTCAGCCAACACCACAGTGAAGGTTCCAAGGGTGAAGCCTGAGTCACAAAGAGAGTTGAGCCCAGACAGGAAGCATCCAGAAGATTTGGGAGTCCTTATGGGCATCAACACTAAGATTCAAGAGAGTCCAAACCCTGTGGGTGTCCATTGTTTGAGACTTGCTGCCAATCGTATCGTAGACCTTTCTGGAGAGTCAAATGCttatcaagaaacagaaaatctagaTTCCTCTCAGGATGGGGAAGCCTCCATGAACACCTTCCATGAGTCTCTTGTCCTCAGTCCTTATGTCCGACAGGAGTTAGAAGCATATATACTAAAATTTCAGGTGAAGCATATGTGGGGCTTAGTCCTCAAGGTCCTCAAGGTCATACTTCGCTTGAAGCTGAGAAAGGCCCACTGCATACCCCTTCCAGGATCCGCCTTGAAAGCTACTCGTGAATCTGGGGACCACTCAAAAGCCCAGTCTCCAGAGATCTTTGGAAAGCTTCCTCAGCCTCAAGCTGGAAAGAGAATGATAACAGCTGAGACAACTTCCCCCATGGAGACTGCCTTCCCCACTCCCTCATGGGCCAGCGAGGAAACCCGAGGACCCCTACCTGGTGGCATCCTTAAGCCCTCAGAGGTCCCTCTGACTAGACAGGGAGACAAGCCACCTTCTCAGACCCCTATGTACAACTTTGTGGGCAGAATCTGGCACAATGAGTGTATCATGGGGGCTGAGAAGGGCAACCTGGAGCCTTGGAGCTGTCCAAGTCCAGCAACGGTCAGGAATGTGCCACAGGAGGAAGCTGGGGGATGGGCTTTCCCAGACTCCTACTCTAGCGTGACAGTAGTGGAACTTGATGAAAGGTCCCAATCTCCCATGGAACAAGAGGCCATAGAGGGGGACTCTGGTTGGAAAAGTACTTTTGAACCTTGTTTGCTGATCAAATCGCAAAGTAATAATATGGATTTGAGATCACAGTCTCCAAAATTCAGTAAATGCTTCTCATTGAATACAAAGTCTGTTGCCTCAAGTCTAGAAGATCTACACTTTGATGCACAGTTTCGTAAGCTTGAGTGCCAAGGTTTCACAGATAGGCAGAAACAGGCTCAAGGTCAGGCCACTGGCCTGCTCCTTCAAGACTGTGAAACTGGGGCCGCTGGCACGCTTCTCAAACACTGTCGCCCAGATAAGTTCATTGCTGCAAACAACTTGGCTTCTCAGGAATCCCTGTCCTGTTCCCAGACTTTGTCCAGTGGAGGCACGACCAATTCCCAGATGCTCTATGATGTTTCATCAACCGGAGGGAGCAGCCAGGGGCAGCAGGAAGTCCTAAGACGGCAGCCCCGACGTACATGCCAGAGCAAGAAGTTTGTCCCCACTGATGGGAGAGGGAATTACAGAGGGTCCAAACTAGGACAGCGTAAGAAAAGATTGGCAGAACGGAGGGCCTACCAGGCCCGCAGGATGAACCACTCTGGCCAGAAAAAGGAATCAGCAGAATCACTAAGCAAGTCCCACCAGTCTACCTTGAAGAAAGGACAGGTTCCTTTAGAAAGCCACTTCAGAATATGGATTAAGCAGCTTCTGCAGTGGGTTTTCCCCAATAAAAGCAAAAGACCAGAAGAGCACCTGCAACAAGGCAAGCCTGTAGCAGCCACTACAGGCTACAGTAGCCACTGCAGCAGCCACCAGACCCAGGAACCCCTCCAAAGTAGACTGATAATGGAGGGCAGGACTGCTGAGGCTCAGGTTCTCATGACAGCTGTTGGAAAGATCTTAAAGGAGAAGATGGTGGTTCACTATAGACCTCATGCCTCAGAGTTAAATTGGTGCCAAGGAGAACTCTGGGCTCCATTCGGTCCACATTACTGCTACCATAGGTTCTCCTCctacaaagagaaaaggagagtggTGGGAGATACATCCTGCTATCACCAAGTTACCCCCTTGGGCCACAGCTGTTCTAAAAACA CTGTAGTGGCAGCCATGATATAA